A region of Rhodospirillales bacterium RIFCSPLOWO2_02_FULL_58_16 DNA encodes the following proteins:
- a CDS encoding Cu(I)-responsive transcriptional regulator, with protein sequence MNISDVAEQSGVPVKTIRYYEEIGLIPPAVRAANGYRRYAATDAETLHFIYRARRLGFPVKDVSNLLTLRHDKNRASADVKALALRHIKEVEERIAELEAIRRALLHLTDRCHGDNRPDCPILEGMNKAD encoded by the coding sequence ATGAATATCAGCGACGTTGCCGAACAGTCGGGCGTTCCTGTCAAAACCATCCGTTACTACGAGGAGATCGGCCTGATTCCGCCGGCCGTGCGCGCCGCGAACGGCTATCGCCGCTACGCCGCGACGGATGCGGAAACCCTGCACTTCATCTATCGCGCCCGCCGTCTGGGATTTCCGGTGAAAGACGTGAGCAATTTACTGACTCTCCGGCATGACAAGAATCGAGCCAGCGCCGATGTCAAGGCCTTGGCGCTACGCCATATCAAGGAGGTGGAAGAGCGTATCGCCGAACTTGAAGCCATCCGTCGCGCTTTGCTTCACCTCACCGACCGCTGCCACGGCGATAACCGGCCCGACTGTCCCATCCTGGAGGGAATGAACAAGGCTGATTAA
- a CDS encoding heavy metal transporter: protein MAGIYHVAGMTCEGCAKAVTNAVKAQAPHAVVTVDLKAGRIAVEGFDDVAAIAKAVDDAGFEFGGAAKS from the coding sequence ATGGCCGGGATTTATCACGTTGCAGGAATGACCTGCGAGGGCTGCGCCAAGGCGGTGACCAACGCCGTAAAGGCGCAAGCGCCTCACGCCGTCGTCACCGTTGACCTTAAGGCCGGACGCATCGCCGTCGAAGGATTCGATGACGTCGCCGCCATCGCCAAGGCTGTCGATGACGCCGGGTTTGAATTCGGCGGAGCGGCAAAAAGCTGA
- a CDS encoding anthranilate synthase component I, which produces MKAFPEFPDFKKHYRRRPQVMWTTLVSDLETPVSAMLKLAGGRAYSFLLESVEGGATRGRYSFIGMKPDLIWRCFGDKAEVNRSALRDDNAFEPCRERTIDSLRALAAESRIEMPDGLPPMAAGLVGYLAYDTVRLVENLPAANPDAMGTPDGIFLRPTVIAVFDNIEDKITVITPVWLNGSTDAESAYAEGRLRLAEAVAGLERSLPSREKDKTIPGKQEVVSNMTREDFHKMVVKAKDYILAGDILQVVVSQRFQVPFTLPAFSLYRALRRLNPSPFLYYLDFGGFSIVGSSPEILVRARGGKVTIRPIAGTRKRGATEKEDKELAEELLADPKELAEHLMLLDLGRNDVGRVAKVGSVKVTEHMSIERYSHVMHIVSNVEGDLDDRFDAIDALLAGFPAGTVSGAPKVRAMEIIDELEPQRRGVYAGCIGYFGANGEMDTCIALRTAVVKDGIMSVQAGGGIVADSDPEAEYQESRNKARALIRAAEEAAKFG; this is translated from the coding sequence ATGAAGGCGTTCCCCGAGTTCCCGGACTTCAAGAAGCACTACCGCCGACGCCCCCAGGTGATGTGGACGACGCTGGTTTCCGACCTGGAAACTCCGGTTTCGGCCATGCTCAAACTGGCCGGCGGCAGGGCCTACAGCTTCCTGCTGGAATCGGTGGAAGGCGGCGCTACCCGTGGCCGCTATTCGTTTATCGGCATGAAGCCTGATCTTATCTGGCGCTGCTTCGGCGACAAGGCCGAGGTCAACCGGAGCGCCTTGCGTGACGACAACGCTTTTGAACCTTGCCGGGAGCGGACTATCGATTCGCTACGCGCCCTGGCCGCCGAGTCCCGCATAGAAATGCCGGACGGCCTGCCGCCGATGGCCGCCGGTCTGGTCGGATATCTGGCCTATGACACGGTGCGCCTGGTGGAAAACCTGCCCGCCGCCAATCCCGACGCTATGGGGACGCCGGACGGCATCTTCCTCAGGCCGACGGTAATCGCCGTCTTTGACAATATCGAGGACAAGATCACCGTGATTACGCCGGTTTGGCTGAATGGCTCGACCGACGCCGAAAGCGCCTACGCGGAGGGACGCCTGCGTCTGGCCGAGGCGGTTGCCGGTCTTGAGCGTAGCTTGCCCTCTCGGGAAAAAGATAAAACCATTCCCGGCAAGCAGGAAGTCGTCTCCAACATGACCCGCGAAGACTTCCACAAGATGGTGGTCAAGGCCAAGGACTACATACTGGCCGGCGATATCCTGCAAGTGGTGGTGTCCCAGCGCTTCCAGGTTCCCTTTACCTTGCCGGCGTTTTCCCTTTATCGGGCGCTGAGAAGGCTGAACCCCTCGCCCTTCCTTTATTATCTCGACTTCGGCGGATTTTCCATCGTCGGCTCAAGCCCGGAAATTCTGGTCCGGGCGCGTGGCGGGAAGGTCACCATCCGCCCCATCGCCGGCACCAGGAAGCGCGGCGCCACGGAGAAGGAAGACAAGGAACTGGCCGAGGAACTGCTGGCCGACCCCAAGGAATTGGCCGAGCACCTGATGCTGCTCGATCTGGGGCGCAACGATGTGGGAAGAGTCGCCAAGGTAGGCTCGGTGAAAGTTACCGAGCATATGTCCATCGAACGCTACTCCCACGTCATGCACATCGTCTCCAACGTCGAAGGCGACCTTGACGACAGGTTTGACGCCATCGACGCCCTGCTGGCCGGCTTCCCGGCGGGAACCGTTTCCGGCGCTCCCAAGGTGCGGGCGATGGAAATTATCGACGAACTGGAGCCTCAGCGTCGAGGCGTCTATGCCGGATGTATCGGTTATTTCGGCGCCAATGGGGAAATGGACACCTGCATCGCGCTACGCACCGCTGTGGTCAAGGACGGGATAATGTCCGTGCAGGCCGGCGGCGGCATTGTCGCCGACAGCGACCCGGAAGCCGAATACCAGGAAAGCCGCAACAAGGCCCGCGCCCTCATCCGCGCCGCCGAGGAAGCCGCCAAGTTCGGCTGA
- a CDS encoding triose-phosphate isomerase: MTVSRRPLIAGNWKMNGCGESGMDLARQLAERMKGRDHHPFDMLVCPPFTMLSRVGEAVAGSGILLGAQDCHHQPAGAYTGNVSAAMLADVGCAYVIVGHSERRAQHGETDAVVKAKAEAAHIAGLIAIVCIGETEAERNAGNTLKVIKDQLAGSLPSSMRAVNTVIAYEPVWAIGTGRTPTNDEVEQVHACIRDRLTDDFGEAEAQATRLLYGGSMNAENAGELRALPDVDGGLVGGAGLKAETFWAICEA, from the coding sequence ATGACCGTGAGCCGACGCCCGCTTATCGCCGGAAACTGGAAAATGAACGGATGCGGGGAAAGCGGCATGGACCTTGCCCGTCAACTGGCGGAACGCATGAAGGGCAGGGACCACCATCCGTTTGATATGCTGGTTTGTCCGCCGTTCACCATGCTTTCCCGAGTTGGCGAAGCCGTCGCCGGTTCGGGCATTTTGCTGGGCGCCCAGGATTGCCACCATCAACCGGCAGGCGCCTATACCGGCAATGTCAGCGCCGCCATGCTGGCTGATGTCGGCTGCGCCTATGTTATCGTCGGCCATTCCGAGCGCCGCGCCCAACACGGCGAAACCGATGCCGTGGTCAAGGCCAAGGCCGAAGCCGCGCACATTGCCGGACTGATCGCCATCGTCTGCATCGGCGAAACCGAAGCCGAACGCAATGCCGGCAACACCCTGAAGGTGATCAAGGACCAACTTGCCGGATCGCTGCCGTCTTCCATGCGGGCGGTAAACACGGTCATCGCCTATGAGCCGGTATGGGCTATCGGCACAGGCCGCACTCCCACTAATGACGAGGTTGAACAAGTCCACGCCTGCATCCGCGACCGGCTGACGGACGATTTCGGCGAAGCCGAGGCGCAAGCGACGCGCCTGTTATACGGCGGCTCGATGAACGCCGAGAACGCCGGGGAGCTGCGGGCTTTGCCCGACGTTGACGGCGGCTTGGTCGGCGGCGCCGGCCTCAAGGCCGAAACTTTTTGGGCGATCTGCGAAGCATAA
- a CDS encoding DNA repair protein RecO has protein sequence MEWTDEGIVLSARGHGETSVIACLLTQSHGVHAGMVRGGKGKRHRGVLQPGNRLKAVWRARLSEHLGTYALEMVNAYAAPFLNDPTRLAVLSAACAVCEAALPEREPHGRVFNGLAALLDSRDGDCRPSVYVKWELGLLAELGFGLDLTGCAAGGSNDQLAYVSPKSGRAVSLSAGEPYKKLLLALPGFLIDGGESDADSLADAMKLTGFFLERYVFGHHGGSMPPARRRLAERLSRR, from the coding sequence ATGGAATGGACGGATGAAGGCATTGTGCTGTCGGCGCGGGGACATGGCGAGACATCGGTCATCGCTTGCCTGCTGACGCAATCCCACGGCGTTCACGCCGGCATGGTTCGGGGCGGCAAGGGCAAGCGGCATCGCGGCGTCCTGCAACCGGGGAACCGTCTCAAGGCCGTCTGGCGCGCCCGTCTGTCCGAACATCTTGGAACCTATGCTTTGGAGATGGTTAACGCCTATGCCGCGCCCTTCCTTAACGATCCGACGCGCCTGGCCGTCCTGAGCGCGGCGTGCGCCGTCTGCGAGGCGGCGCTTCCCGAACGCGAGCCTCATGGCCGGGTATTTAACGGGCTGGCGGCGCTTCTTGATTCCCGGGACGGCGATTGCCGGCCGTCAGTTTATGTCAAATGGGAGTTGGGATTGCTCGCCGAACTGGGGTTCGGGCTGGATTTAACCGGTTGCGCCGCTGGCGGAAGCAATGATCAGCTTGCCTATGTTTCTCCTAAATCGGGACGCGCCGTGTCCCTTTCAGCGGGAGAACCTTACAAAAAGTTGCTGCTGGCGTTGCCGGGATTTCTGATCGACGGCGGCGAGAGCGATGCCGACTCGCTGGCCGACGCCATGAAACTTACCGGTTTTTTCCTGGAGCGCTACGTCTTCGGCCATCACGGCGGCTCGATGCCGCCGGCGCGGCGGCGACTGGCCGAGCGCCTTTCCCGCCGGTGA
- a CDS encoding GTPase Era: protein MTEAADNQRCGFFAILGAPNVGKSTLINRLVGAKVSIVSPKVQTTRARVLGIAVEGGAQLVFIDTPGIFKPRRRLDRAMVAAAWGGAADGDLVLLLVDSQSGIDADTRRIIEGLAERRSATPASPDVILVLNKIDIVKKPRLLTLAAELAAKGIFSETFMISAKDGCGVDDLRSFLAGRAPPGPWHFPEDQLSDMPQRLLAAEITREKLYLQLRQELPYAATVETETWEEKKDGSVKISQIIYVERSSQKGIVLGEKGARIKSIGEESRKELAEIFERVVHLFLFVKVREGWGDDPDRYRDWGLDFNA, encoded by the coding sequence ATGACGGAAGCTGCCGACAATCAGCGTTGTGGTTTCTTCGCCATCCTCGGAGCGCCGAACGTCGGCAAGTCCACCCTGATCAATCGCCTCGTCGGAGCGAAGGTTTCCATCGTTTCCCCCAAGGTGCAAACGACCCGCGCCCGGGTGCTAGGCATCGCCGTTGAAGGCGGCGCCCAACTCGTGTTCATTGATACTCCGGGGATATTCAAACCCAGGCGTCGCCTGGACAGGGCGATGGTGGCGGCGGCCTGGGGAGGCGCCGCCGACGGCGATCTGGTGCTTCTACTAGTAGACAGCCAAAGCGGCATAGATGCTGACACCCGTCGAATAATCGAGGGTCTGGCCGAGCGCCGCTCGGCAACGCCGGCCTCACCTGACGTTATTCTTGTCCTCAATAAAATCGATATCGTGAAAAAGCCGCGTCTGCTGACCCTGGCCGCCGAATTGGCGGCCAAGGGGATATTTTCCGAAACCTTCATGATCTCGGCCAAGGACGGCTGCGGCGTCGATGATTTGCGCTCCTTCCTCGCCGGTCGCGCCCCCCCCGGACCCTGGCATTTTCCCGAAGACCAGTTATCGGATATGCCTCAACGATTGCTGGCCGCCGAGATCACCCGCGAGAAGCTGTACCTTCAACTGCGTCAGGAACTCCCCTACGCCGCCACCGTCGAAACCGAGACATGGGAGGAAAAGAAGGACGGCTCCGTCAAGATCAGCCAGATCATCTATGTCGAACGCTCCAGCCAGAAGGGGATCGTCCTCGGCGAGAAAGGAGCGCGCATCAAGTCCATCGGCGAGGAATCACGCAAGGAATTGGCGGAAATCTTCGAGCGCGTCGTCCACCTTTTCCTGTTCGTCAAGGTGCGCGAAGGCTGGGGCGATGACCCGGATCGCTACCGGGACTGGGGACTCGATTTCAACGCATGA
- a CDS encoding ribonuclease III — protein sequence MTGGSASFLRIPGHDFHRPELLKQALTHSSSVRGQTVSNQRMEFLGDRVLGLVVARMLYERFGGEEEGEMSRRHAALVRRDALARVAADIGLAPHIDMSPAEEQAGGRSNPGIIADACEAVIAALYLDGGIKAAEDFIIRCWTPLIDEDASPPKDAKTELQEWAQAHGLGLPSYRQVDRQGKDHAPVFFVEVTVEGFEAAAGSASNKRAAEQEAAGAMLSRINKT from the coding sequence ATGACGGGCGGCTCCGCGTCATTCCTCCGAATTCCGGGCCATGATTTTCACCGGCCCGAACTCCTGAAGCAGGCCCTCACCCATTCCAGCTCCGTTCGCGGTCAAACCGTCTCCAACCAGCGCATGGAGTTTCTGGGCGACCGCGTTCTGGGTCTGGTGGTGGCCCGCATGCTCTATGAGCGTTTCGGGGGCGAGGAAGAAGGAGAGATGTCGCGCCGGCACGCGGCCTTGGTCAGGCGCGACGCCCTGGCGCGGGTAGCCGCAGACATCGGCCTCGCCCCGCATATCGACATGTCGCCGGCCGAAGAACAGGCCGGGGGGCGTTCCAATCCCGGCATTATAGCCGATGCCTGCGAGGCGGTGATCGCCGCCCTTTATCTGGACGGCGGGATAAAAGCGGCGGAGGATTTCATCATCCGCTGCTGGACGCCGCTCATTGATGAAGACGCAAGCCCCCCCAAGGACGCCAAAACCGAGCTTCAGGAATGGGCGCAGGCGCACGGCCTGGGACTTCCTTCATACCGTCAAGTTGACCGCCAAGGGAAAGACCACGCTCCCGTGTTTTTCGTCGAGGTGACGGTAGAGGGCTTTGAGGCGGCGGCAGGGTCCGCTTCCAACAAACGCGCCGCCGAGCAGGAGGCCGCCGGGGCCATGTTGTCAAGAATTAACAAAACATGA
- a CDS encoding signal peptidase I → MSNNNQNGFREGINTILYAVVIALVVRTFAYEPFNIPSGSMLPTLLVGDYLFVSKLSYGYSRHSLPLSLPLISGRIFAAEPERGDVAVFKLPIDNKTDYVKRIVGLPGDKIQVVDGILNINGKAVSRKQAPDYLTKDSFDVSTRFTSFIETLPNGREHYILEESDREYIDNTHVYTVPEGHYFGMGDNRDHSKDSRFADVGFIPRENLVGRADFLFFSINGQVLKFWEWGKSLRFNRFFTSIE, encoded by the coding sequence GTGAGCAACAATAATCAAAACGGATTCCGCGAAGGGATCAACACCATCTTGTACGCGGTGGTGATTGCCCTGGTCGTCCGCACCTTCGCCTACGAGCCGTTCAACATACCCTCCGGCTCGATGCTTCCGACATTGCTGGTGGGCGATTACCTGTTCGTTTCCAAGCTCTCCTACGGCTATAGCCGTCACTCTCTTCCCCTCAGTCTGCCGCTGATATCGGGGAGGATTTTCGCCGCCGAGCCGGAGCGCGGCGACGTTGCCGTTTTCAAGCTGCCGATTGACAATAAAACCGACTATGTCAAACGAATCGTCGGCCTTCCCGGCGACAAGATACAGGTCGTTGACGGCATCCTGAATATCAACGGCAAGGCCGTAAGCCGCAAGCAGGCGCCTGATTATCTCACAAAGGACAGTTTCGACGTTTCCACGCGCTTCACCAGTTTCATCGAGACTCTCCCCAACGGCCGCGAGCATTACATCCTGGAGGAAAGCGACCGGGAATACATTGATAACACTCACGTCTACACCGTGCCGGAAGGTCATTATTTCGGCATGGGAGACAATCGCGACCACTCCAAGGACAGCCGCTTCGCCGATGTCGGCTTTATTCCCAGGGAAAATCTGGTGGGGCGCGCCGATTTTCTGTTTTTCTCCATCAACGGCCAAGTGCTGAAATTCTGGGAGTGGGGCAAGTCGTTACGGTTCAACCGCTTTTTCACGAGCATCGAATGA
- a CDS encoding holo-ACP synthase produces the protein MILGIGSDLCDIRRVEKTLERFGERFIIRLYTETERQKAQSRANPAAVYAMSYAAKEACVKALGTGFRGGVSWRDVGVNNHASGKPFLTLTGGAEKRLGELSPPGMKAQIDLSLSDEYPMAMAMVVISAVPSASRLDRDHIGCLDLPGSK, from the coding sequence ATGATCCTCGGCATCGGCTCCGATCTTTGCGATATCCGCCGGGTTGAAAAGACCCTGGAGCGGTTCGGCGAACGGTTTATCATTCGCCTTTACACCGAGACCGAACGCCAAAAGGCGCAGAGCCGCGCCAACCCGGCGGCGGTCTACGCCATGAGCTACGCCGCCAAGGAAGCGTGCGTCAAGGCGCTTGGCACGGGGTTTCGCGGGGGAGTCTCCTGGCGCGACGTGGGGGTGAATAACCACGCCTCGGGCAAGCCGTTTTTGACCCTGACCGGCGGCGCCGAAAAACGCCTGGGTGAGTTATCGCCTCCCGGCATGAAGGCGCAAATCGACCTCAGCCTGAGCGACGAATACCCGATGGCGATGGCGATGGTGGTGATTTCCGCAGTTCCGTCGGCCTCGCGGCTTGACAGGGATCATATAGGCTGTCTTGATCTGCCCGGTTCGAAATAA
- a CDS encoding pyridoxine 5'-phosphate synthase produces the protein MHLTSLAPGHLRLGVNIDHVATIRNARGGDHPDPVRAAMLAVKAGADGITAHLREDRRHISDRDIERLGREITIPMNLEMAATEEMLAIALRYKPHAACIVPEKREERTTEGGLDVIAGAGRLKPFVRALGAAGVRVSLFVEPEMAQLEAAAAIGAPVVELHTGSYCDGKSNNELARIEAAAAHAVKIGLECHAGHGLTFDSVGSVAAISSIVELNIGHFLVGEAIFCGFENAVKRMRGLIDEARRQ, from the coding sequence ATGCATTTAACGAGTTTAGCCCCCGGACATCTGCGCCTCGGCGTGAACATTGACCATGTGGCGACTATCCGCAATGCGCGGGGCGGCGATCACCCTGATCCCGTTCGCGCCGCCATGCTTGCGGTAAAGGCCGGGGCCGACGGCATCACCGCCCACTTGCGGGAGGATCGTCGTCACATTTCCGACAGGGATATCGAGCGTCTGGGGCGAGAAATCACCATCCCCATGAATCTGGAGATGGCGGCGACGGAAGAAATGCTCGCCATCGCCTTGCGCTACAAACCTCATGCCGCCTGTATCGTCCCCGAGAAGCGGGAAGAGCGCACCACCGAGGGCGGCCTTGATGTTATTGCCGGGGCCGGGCGCTTAAAACCATTCGTCAGGGCCTTGGGCGCGGCGGGAGTGCGCGTATCGTTGTTCGTTGAACCAGAAATGGCGCAATTGGAGGCGGCGGCGGCCATCGGCGCCCCGGTGGTTGAATTGCATACCGGAAGCTATTGCGACGGGAAAAGTAATAATGAGCTTGCGCGGATCGAGGCCGCCGCCGCCCACGCCGTAAAGATCGGCCTTGAATGCCATGCCGGACACGGCCTGACCTTTGATTCCGTCGGTTCGGTCGCCGCTATCTCGTCTATCGTCGAACTGAATATCGGCCATTTTCTGGTCGGCGAAGCCATCTTCTGCGGTTTTGAGAATGCCGTCAAACGCATGCGCGGCCTTATTGACGAGGCGCGGCGACAATGA
- a CDS encoding phosphopyruvate hydratase, whose product MTAIIDIHAREIIDSRGNPTVEVEVVLETGSEGRAAVPSGASTGVHEAMELRDGDKKRYGGKGVLKACEAVNGEIYDALSGMDAEDQLRIDRIMIDLDGTANKSRLGANAILGVSLATAKAAADELALPLYRYIGGVAAHVLPTPMMNVINGGKHADNLIDPQEFMIVPVGAETIAEAVRMGAEVFHALAKALKDAGHNTNVGDEGGFAPNLKSSDEALSFIMKAIEAAGYRPGDDMVLALDPASSEFYKDGKYVLKGEGKTFDAEGMVKFYEGLVSRYPIFSIEDGMAEDDWDGWKLLTDALGAKVQIVGDDLFVTNASRLKEGIAKGVANSILVKLNQIGTLSETLEAVETAHRAGYTAVISHRSGETEDSTIADVAVAVNAGQIKTGSMSRSDRMAKYNQLIRIEEELDDIAVYAGRSVLRR is encoded by the coding sequence ATGACCGCGATCATCGATATCCACGCCCGCGAGATTATTGATTCAAGGGGCAACCCCACCGTTGAGGTAGAGGTGGTTCTGGAGACCGGATCAGAGGGCCGCGCCGCCGTGCCGTCGGGGGCTTCGACCGGCGTTCACGAGGCTATGGAACTACGCGACGGCGACAAGAAACGCTACGGCGGCAAGGGCGTGCTTAAGGCCTGCGAGGCGGTCAACGGCGAAATCTATGACGCTTTGTCGGGCATGGACGCCGAGGATCAACTGCGCATCGACCGCATCATGATTGACCTTGACGGCACCGCCAACAAGTCCCGCCTCGGCGCCAACGCCATCCTCGGCGTCAGTCTGGCGACGGCCAAGGCGGCGGCCGATGAGCTGGCGCTTCCGCTGTACCGCTATATCGGCGGCGTCGCCGCCCATGTGCTGCCGACGCCGATGATGAACGTCATCAACGGCGGCAAACATGCCGACAATCTCATTGATCCCCAGGAGTTCATGATCGTTCCGGTAGGCGCCGAAACCATCGCCGAGGCCGTGCGCATGGGGGCCGAGGTGTTCCACGCCCTGGCCAAGGCGCTGAAGGACGCCGGACACAACACCAACGTCGGCGACGAAGGCGGCTTCGCTCCCAACCTGAAAAGCTCCGACGAGGCATTAAGCTTTATCATGAAGGCCATCGAGGCCGCCGGTTATCGACCGGGCGACGACATGGTGCTGGCCCTCGATCCGGCTTCCAGCGAGTTCTATAAAGACGGCAAGTATGTCCTGAAGGGCGAAGGCAAGACCTTTGACGCCGAGGGAATGGTAAAATTCTATGAAGGTTTAGTGTCGCGTTATCCCATCTTCTCCATCGAAGACGGCATGGCCGAGGACGATTGGGACGGCTGGAAACTTCTCACCGATGCGCTCGGCGCGAAGGTCCAGATCGTCGGCGACGACCTGTTCGTCACCAATGCCTCGCGGCTGAAAGAGGGCATCGCCAAGGGGGTCGCCAACTCCATCCTTGTCAAACTTAACCAGATCGGCACCCTCAGCGAGACCCTGGAGGCCGTGGAAACCGCCCATCGGGCGGGCTATACGGCGGTTATATCGCACCGCTCCGGCGAGACCGAGGACTCGACCATCGCCGATGTCGCGGTGGCCGTCAACGCCGGCCAGATCAAGACCGGATCGATGTCGCGTTCCGACAGGATGGCCAAATACAACCAACTTATCCGCATCGAGGAGGAACTGGACGATATCGCCGTATACGCCGGCAGATCGGTGCTGAGACGATAA
- a CDS encoding 3-deoxy-8-phosphooctulonate synthase, translating into MISPRHVAIGHLTLGNDLPMALIAGPCAMESRSHAMETASALKEMAEKLGIGLIYKSSFDKANRTSFAGPRGVGMKDALPIFADIRETLGLPVITDVHEISQCAALVGAVDALQIPAFLCRQTDLLKAAGETGLAVNIKKGQFLAPWDMVNVVKKMEAFGNRKIMLCERGVCFGYNRLVSDMRALPEMAATGYPVVFDATHSVQEPGGQGETTGGAREMAPVLARAAVSIGVSAVFVETHENPDKAPSDGPNMIPLNELPGIVETLIEFDRLAKSRPISLKQETS; encoded by the coding sequence ATGATCTCTCCCCGCCATGTCGCCATCGGCCATCTTACTCTCGGCAATGACCTTCCCATGGCGCTGATCGCCGGGCCGTGCGCCATGGAAAGCCGCAGTCACGCCATGGAAACGGCCTCCGCCTTGAAGGAAATGGCCGAAAAACTGGGCATCGGACTGATTTACAAAAGCTCGTTCGACAAGGCCAACCGCACCAGTTTTGCCGGCCCTCGCGGCGTCGGCATGAAAGACGCCCTGCCGATATTCGCCGATATCCGCGAAACTCTCGGCCTTCCGGTGATTACCGATGTCCACGAAATTTCCCAGTGCGCGGCGCTGGTCGGCGCCGTCGATGCGCTGCAAATTCCCGCCTTCCTGTGCCGCCAGACCGACTTGCTGAAAGCGGCGGGAGAAACCGGCCTTGCCGTCAACATCAAGAAGGGACAATTTCTCGCCCCCTGGGACATGGTCAACGTGGTCAAGAAGATGGAAGCGTTCGGCAACAGAAAAATCATGCTCTGTGAGCGCGGCGTTTGTTTCGGCTATAACCGGCTGGTCTCGGATATGCGCGCCCTGCCCGAGATGGCCGCCACCGGCTATCCGGTGGTCTTCGACGCCACCCACTCGGTGCAGGAGCCGGGCGGGCAAGGAGAAACTACCGGAGGCGCCCGCGAGATGGCTCCGGTGCTGGCCCGCGCCGCCGTTTCCATCGGCGTCTCCGCCGTCTTCGTCGAGACCCATGAAAACCCGGATAAAGCGCCGAGCGACGGGCCAAACATGATTCCTCTCAATGAGTTGCCAGGCATTGTTGAGACTTTGATTGAATTTGACAGGTTGGCCAAATCACGACCGATTTCCCTCAAACAGGAGACAAGCTGA